The DNA window TTGGCAATTTTACTTTTAACCATGTTTGCAACGGCGACTTACCCAGACTGAGCGAGGCTCGGGTTAAGCCGTTATTGAAGCTGCGCCATGGCCCATCAAGAGACAAGTAGACAAACGGGAAAGCGAAGAATACATGTGCCCAGCAAACCCAGAAAAAATAAGCGCTGCCGTGAAAGTATAAGGTTGCTACCTGCATACCAAACAGTACGGATAACTGTGGGATAAGCATAGGCACGGCAATGATATAGCCCGGTACCTGCCAGCGATGGCGCAGGCGATACTCGTGCGCAATCAAAGCCAAAATCAATGCGATGCTGGCACTTATCACTGCGATAGTCATGCTTTGTTCTACTGTGCCTAAAATACTGCTCCATTCGTATTCCCAAAAGCGCAGGCTATAACGGCTAGGCAAGAGGTCAGGGAAGCGCCAGCGCTGAGCAAAACTCCACAACACCATCAAAGGCACCATGATAAAAGCAAGCAAAGTGATAAGCGAGAATAGCGTTTTTCCCGGTAGGGGAATCCCGCTGCGTCCAGAGTATTGCCAGCGCTTAACGCCTTTAGTTACGGCCCACTCAACAAAGCGTGCAAAGCCTATCAACAGTGATGCTATCGCAAAGAGAATAACTGCACCGGACGCCGCTCTTGGCAGTAAAGACAAGTCAGGGTCATTAAACCATTGCCACACTAATACGGCAAAAGTCGGTGGGTTGGTAGGGCCGATGATCAGTGCGACATCAACGACGGATAGGCTGTAAGCCATAACAGCCAACATAGGGAAACGCAGCTTCGACAACCATTGCGGAAATATACATTTCAACCAGGTTTGCGTAGAGCTGTAACCCATTGAGTGACTGACTTTTTCAATCTTATCCACGTTTAGCTGTTGCAAAACAGGAATGCTCATCAGCAGCAGGAAAGGGGTTTCCTTTATCGCCAGCATGATGATTAAGCCAAGCGCATGGGGATCTTTAATCAGCAGCGCTAGATCATTCACTGTCTGTGCGTTTGGATCGTAGCCAAATAGTTCGCTGGCAATACGAACTCCCATGCCAGTTGGCGCGAACAAAAAGGCAAAGCCGATAGCAAACGCAACGTGTGGCATCGCAAGAAGGGGGGAAAGGCAGATTTCTATCTTACGCCAGAACTTAGTTCCCCAAGCAGATTGCAGAATGGCAAAAGTGAGTAGGCAAGCTAAATAGCTGCTCACAATAGCAGAATAGAAGGTCAAGCTGATGGAGGTCCAAACCCCTTCCCAGTCAAATACAGCATAAAAGCCGTTTAACGAGAACTGGGTCAGACCGATCGGAGGTACATAACCGAGCGCAGAAACTACCACCCCAAGTAACCCTGGGACGGTAGGTAATATACAAACTGCGATAATAACTAAATAGAGCGCTCTTAACATGGGCTCGTACTAATTCCCGTAACGTTTTAACCACTCTTTTTCTAATGCGGCTTGCCAGCTTGGGTGTGGCTCGTCGATAGACTTAAAGTGTTGAGTGTTCTTAGCCGAACCGGTGAGGTACTGGCTACTCAGAACAGAAGGATCACCCCAGACGTTAATGTCGCCTTTGCGTGATTGTGCTTCTGGGCTCAGTAAGAAGTTTATAGCAACTTGCGCACCCGCACTGGCATTTGCGTTCCACGGAATGGCCAAAAAGTGAATATTTGACAATGCACCTGCGTCCATCGCATACGCTTTAGTGGTTTCAGTCAGGTTGCCACTAGATTGAGCAGAGAAAACCGCATTCGGGTTGAACGTGATGGCTAAGTCAATCTGGCCGTCATCCAGCAACTGGATGGTTTCTGCCGTACCAGCAGGGAACTGTTTACCACCACGCCAGGCAACACGATGAAATTCATCTAAATATTTCCACAGCGGCTGTGTAACGCGTTCAAACGATTCTGGTGTTACTGCCTTTTGCAGCGCAGGATCATTATTGGTTAGCTCAATCAATAGTGCTTTGATGAAGCTTGTTCCGTGGAACTCTGGTGGTCGAGGGTAAGACAGGCGATTAGGAAACGCTTTTGCATAGCTTAGCATTTCTACAAACGAGTGAGGAGGGTTGTTGAGCTCCTCTGCATCATGAATGAACACCAATTGTCCAACACCCCAAGGCGCTTCTAGCCCTTCAGTCGGTTCGGAGAAATCTACATTCACTGGCAATGTTTTGTCGACGTATTGCCAGCTTGGTAACTTGTCTACGAATGGACCGAAGAGAAGTTTATTGTCTTTCATTGATTTGAAATTTTCGCCGTTGATCCAAACCATATCAACACTGCCGCCACTGTTTTTTCCCGCTGCTTTTTCGGCGATTAAACGAGTCGTGGTTTCAGAAATATCGGTGACTTTTACGTGGTTAAGTGTCACGTTGTAGCGTGATTTTAGCTCTTTACCTGCCCACTGAATGTAGCGGTTGATCTCTTGGCTGCCGCCCCAGGCATGAAAGTAGACGGTTTCTCCGTCCGCTTGTTGTTCGATCGCTTTCCAGTCTTGAGCCAAAGCATGGGTCGTGAAAGTGGTGGCTAAAAGGCCGATGGTGCTAAGTAGCTTTTTCATAGTTTATCCGCGCTATGTTTATTTACTTACTGATGGGCAATAAGATTGAGAAAATCAACCTCTTACATGGATAGTAAGCTATCTTCCATTAATATCAATATGAATGCTAATTATGAATCAAAGCGGTGTTCTGTCAGCATCTTGAAACAAAGAGTGCAACCCATACTGAGTTGCACTCTGATTGTGAGTTTCTGGATAGACCGGACTACTTCGCTAATTCTTCCATGTTGATGCCTTTTTTCTTAGCGATGTACTTAGGAATAAGTGACATGCCAAATAGGATAAGGCCAGCAACCGCGAACTTAACTAACAACATTGGTGATACACCGTTAGTTGCAATGTCACCTGCCATGTAAGCGAAGATGAATGCACCTGGTGCCATTGTCAGTAGAGAAACCAATGCGTAAGTACCTAGGTTTAAGCTAGTCAGACCGTAAGCGTAGTTCTGCAGACTGAATGGGAATACAGGAACTAGGCGAGTCAGGATAAGGAAGCTTGTGCCGTTCTGCGCTACGCCATCATCAATTTTCTTGAAGATTGGGTTGTCGCCAAACTTCTTCATGATGGTGTTACGTAGTAGGAAACGAGCTACGATAAATGCCGCAACCGCGCCCAGTGTTGCAGAGAATAGGGCTAAAATAGCACCTTTAACCGGACCAAAAACAATACCAGCTACGATAGTGAATGCGCTTCCCGGTAGCAGGAATACACAAGCAAACACGAATGCAGCAACGAATACCGCGTAACCCCAAACACCAAAGCTTGCGATCCATTCTTGTAGGCTCTTGATATCAGTGATGATCTCAAGGATGCCAGTTTGTTTCGCAACGAATAGTACAAGAGCAACTACCGCAACGATTAGAGCGATTTTTACGAATTTCATGAATTAATCTTCACTTCAAAATAGTTAAACAGACATACACTTGATCAGGCCAGACTTCGACTTGTAGCGGTTAAA is part of the Vibrio sp. B1FLJ16 genome and encodes:
- a CDS encoding thiamine ABC transporter permease → MLRALYLVIIAVCILPTVPGLLGVVVSALGYVPPIGLTQFSLNGFYAVFDWEGVWTSISLTFYSAIVSSYLACLLTFAILQSAWGTKFWRKIEICLSPLLAMPHVAFAIGFAFLFAPTGMGVRIASELFGYDPNAQTVNDLALLIKDPHALGLIIMLAIKETPFLLLMSIPVLQQLNVDKIEKVSHSMGYSSTQTWLKCIFPQWLSKLRFPMLAVMAYSLSVVDVALIIGPTNPPTFAVLVWQWFNDPDLSLLPRAASGAVILFAIASLLIGFARFVEWAVTKGVKRWQYSGRSGIPLPGKTLFSLITLLAFIMVPLMVLWSFAQRWRFPDLLPSRYSLRFWEYEWSSILGTVEQSMTIAVISASIALILALIAHEYRLRHRWQVPGYIIAVPMLIPQLSVLFGMQVATLYFHGSAYFFWVCWAHVFFAFPFVYLSLDGPWRSFNNGLTRASLSLGKSPLQTWLKVKLPILLPAIVFAWAVGISVSLAQYLPTLVLGAGRISTITTEAVALSSGFDRRVTAIYAICQALLPLIFFSFAIILSRLNVKYRRLSIKGLLTNESLSQKPRHP
- a CDS encoding ABC transporter substrate-binding protein, which translates into the protein MKKLLSTIGLLATTFTTHALAQDWKAIEQQADGETVYFHAWGGSQEINRYIQWAGKELKSRYNVTLNHVKVTDISETTTRLIAEKAAGKNSGGSVDMVWINGENFKSMKDNKLLFGPFVDKLPSWQYVDKTLPVNVDFSEPTEGLEAPWGVGQLVFIHDAEELNNPPHSFVEMLSYAKAFPNRLSYPRPPEFHGTSFIKALLIELTNNDPALQKAVTPESFERVTQPLWKYLDEFHRVAWRGGKQFPAGTAETIQLLDDGQIDLAITFNPNAVFSAQSSGNLTETTKAYAMDAGALSNIHFLAIPWNANASAGAQVAINFLLSPEAQSRKGDINVWGDPSVLSSQYLTGSAKNTQHFKSIDEPHPSWQAALEKEWLKRYGN
- a CDS encoding TVP38/TMEM64 family protein; this translates as MKFVKIALIVAVVALVLFVAKQTGILEIITDIKSLQEWIASFGVWGYAVFVAAFVFACVFLLPGSAFTIVAGIVFGPVKGAILALFSATLGAVAAFIVARFLLRNTIMKKFGDNPIFKKIDDGVAQNGTSFLILTRLVPVFPFSLQNYAYGLTSLNLGTYALVSLLTMAPGAFIFAYMAGDIATNGVSPMLLVKFAVAGLILFGMSLIPKYIAKKKGINMEELAK